One Deltaproteobacteria bacterium DNA segment encodes these proteins:
- the cas2 gene encoding CRISPR-associated endonuclease Cas2, with protein sequence MYVILVYDVKENRVQKVHKLLKRYLNWVQNSVFEGELTEGQFEAMKIDVKERMKTEEDSVIIYKLGSLKYTDREIVGVEKNLTDNLL encoded by the coding sequence ATGTATGTGATTCTGGTATACGATGTAAAAGAAAATAGGGTACAGAAAGTACATAAGCTTTTGAAACGGTATCTGAACTGGGTGCAGAATTCAGTTTTTGAAGGGGAACTTACAGAAGGACAGTTCGAGGCGATGAAGATAGATGTTAAGGAACGTATGAAAACAGAAGAGGATTCTGTAATCATTTATAAGCTCGGCAGCTTGAAGTATACAGATCGTGAGATAGTTGGCGTTGAAAAGAATTTGACAGATAACCTATTGTAG